From Gimesia panareensis, the proteins below share one genomic window:
- a CDS encoding NAD(P)-dependent oxidoreductase — protein sequence MTTLVVGATGATGRLLVEQLLQRGEAVKAIVRRTGTFNEFITSHPDFTEILASVHDMTVGELAQQVEGCNAIASCLGHNITFKGVFGKPRLLVTDTIRKLCEAVQSTNPAQPVRVVLMNTVGNSNRDLAEKVSFAQRCVIGLLRITVPPLRDNEQAADYLRTRIGQNHETLQWAAVRPDALIDESEVTAYDLYPSPIRSAIFNPGKTSRINVAHFMAELMTDQETWNQWQGQMPVIYNRPE from the coding sequence ATGACCACCCTCGTCGTGGGCGCCACCGGTGCCACCGGACGCCTGCTCGTAGAACAGTTGCTGCAGCGCGGCGAAGCAGTTAAAGCCATCGTGCGCCGGACCGGTACATTCAATGAGTTCATCACCAGCCATCCTGACTTCACCGAGATCCTGGCCAGCGTGCATGACATGACGGTCGGCGAACTGGCACAACAGGTTGAGGGCTGCAACGCCATCGCCTCCTGCCTGGGGCACAACATCACCTTCAAAGGAGTGTTCGGTAAACCTCGTCTGCTGGTTACCGATACCATCCGCAAGCTCTGTGAAGCCGTGCAGAGCACGAACCCCGCGCAACCGGTCCGGGTGGTCCTCATGAATACCGTGGGCAACAGCAACCGCGATCTGGCAGAAAAGGTCTCCTTCGCCCAGCGCTGTGTGATTGGTCTGTTGCGAATCACTGTGCCTCCGCTGCGCGATAACGAACAGGCTGCCGACTATCTGCGGACCCGGATTGGTCAGAATCACGAGACCCTCCAGTGGGCCGCCGTCCGCCCCGATGCTTTGATCGATGAGAGTGAAGTCACCGCTTACGACCTCTACCCCTCCCCCATTCGCAGTGCGATCTTCAACCCCGGCAAGACCAGCCGCATCAATGTGGCCCACTTCATGGCAGAACTGATGACGGATCAGGAGACCTGGAACCAGTGGCAGGGTCAGATGCCCGTGATCTATAACCGTCCGGAATAG
- a CDS encoding DUF4345 family protein: MIQNPSSDNRFSRGMYGAFFVIGIAVIYFATLFRSDAWLILSITFAVYGLLRLVGWLLSGVSGDKLDRVIFYTFILLSLLPLSYGLWRYLIETRMFGR, translated from the coding sequence ATGATTCAGAATCCAAGCTCGGACAATCGATTCTCCCGCGGCATGTATGGCGCATTCTTCGTGATCGGGATCGCCGTGATCTACTTCGCGACTCTGTTCCGCAGTGATGCCTGGTTGATTCTGAGTATCACGTTCGCGGTGTATGGTCTGCTGAGGCTGGTGGGGTGGTTGTTATCTGGAGTTTCCGGCGATAAGCTGGATCGAGTTATCTTCTACACCTTTATTCTGTTATCTCTTCTCCCTCTCAGCTATGGCCTCTGGCGGTATTTAATTGAGACCAGGATGTTTGGCAGATAG
- a CDS encoding ester cyclase, whose translation MSIEAESKQVVRQYVEAFNRGDLQALRELLADEAEIQGVFGRGLFEKIEPIWRQLIEGYGMQLQLQELIAEGNLVAARYIEAGTFRAPAFGKQPTGKSYEMVAMEWFEIESGKIKRRWGARDSATQARQLGIPLES comes from the coding sequence ATGTCGATCGAAGCAGAGTCGAAACAGGTCGTTCGTCAATACGTGGAAGCGTTTAACCGGGGTGACCTGCAGGCACTCAGGGAACTGCTGGCAGACGAAGCCGAAATTCAGGGAGTCTTCGGTAGAGGTCTGTTCGAGAAGATCGAACCTATCTGGCGTCAGCTGATCGAAGGCTACGGCATGCAACTCCAGCTTCAGGAACTGATTGCAGAAGGCAATCTCGTCGCCGCCCGCTACATCGAAGCCGGCACCTTCCGTGCCCCCGCTTTCGGCAAACAGCCTACCGGTAAATCCTATGAAATGGTGGCCATGGAATGGTTCGAAATTGAAAGCGGGAAAATCAAACGCCGCTGGGGGGCTCGCGACTCAGCCACGCAGGCCCGACAGCTGGGCATCCCGCTGGAGAGCTGA
- a CDS encoding cupin domain-containing protein, translated as MAITAEPKVHVKILRSDSLEVLQEGKPTKATMLEVTLDPLAGSPPHRHPGAVSGYVAEGTFEFQVGDGPLQTFKAGDTFFEPAMILHRVGRNPDPEKRTRLIVTMVHPADARQLVIPEPPEKN; from the coding sequence GTGGCGATCACGGCTGAGCCCAAAGTTCACGTCAAGATATTGCGCAGCGACTCGCTGGAAGTGCTCCAGGAGGGCAAACCGACAAAAGCCACCATGCTGGAAGTAACGCTGGATCCCCTGGCCGGGAGTCCCCCACACCGGCATCCCGGTGCGGTCTCGGGCTATGTGGCGGAAGGCACGTTCGAATTTCAGGTTGGCGACGGGCCGCTGCAGACGTTCAAAGCCGGTGATACATTTTTTGAACCAGCGATGATCCTGCATCGGGTCGGACGTAATCCGGATCCAGAGAAACGGACACGGCTTATCGTCACGATGGTACATCCTGCGGATGCGCGACAACTGGTCATTCCCGAGCCACCAGAAAAGAACTAA
- a CDS encoding DoxX family protein translates to MNHDPQLPNSTPRFALYFVRFALAASFLSAVADRFGLWGAPGTGEVAWGQFQSFLEYTSLLLWFLPDPLIVFFGWTATILEIILAIGLILGIQLRAVALGSCLLLLTFALCMTFGTGPEGPLSFSVWTASAASLLLATHPQLRRPAVATSD, encoded by the coding sequence TTGAACCACGATCCACAGCTCCCGAATTCCACACCACGTTTTGCACTTTACTTTGTCCGTTTTGCGCTGGCAGCGTCATTTCTGTCTGCGGTCGCCGACCGCTTCGGCCTCTGGGGTGCTCCCGGCACTGGTGAAGTTGCCTGGGGGCAGTTTCAATCGTTTCTGGAATACACCAGTCTGCTGCTCTGGTTCCTGCCAGATCCCCTGATTGTTTTTTTTGGCTGGACGGCGACGATTCTGGAAATCATCCTGGCGATCGGCTTGATTCTGGGTATCCAGCTCCGCGCAGTCGCGCTGGGCAGTTGCCTGTTACTGCTGACCTTTGCTCTGTGCATGACGTTCGGCACCGGCCCCGAAGGGCCGCTCTCGTTCTCTGTCTGGACTGCATCGGCCGCCTCCCTGCTGCTGGCCACACATCCGCAGTTGCGCAGGCCGGCTGTAGCCACTTCTGATTGA
- a CDS encoding PQQ-dependent sugar dehydrogenase has product MLNLKTKLTLMLSACLAVSTVSAADDTATNKLSNAEKKSGWKLLFDGKTTKGWRNYKKDNVSDGWTVKDGVLTRAKKGAGDIITDDEFKYFELSLDYKISKEGNSGLMFHVTEEEQTPWRTGPEVQIQDNVDGHDPQKAGWLYQLYKPAPPKAGTKEEMSKPADATRPAGEWNNLFLRIGPDRSEVVMNGIRYFRFNKGSADWNKRVAASKFSKFPKFGKATKGHICLQDHNDLVSFRNIKIRKLADDGSAPDPSDGALAIKGVPAFPGLKWEGWEAVNEETGKVVPLRPMVVKSAGDGTDRLFVATQRGMIHTIDTKSPKQAKLFLDIHEAVAPWKKNNEEGLLGMAFHPDFKKNGQFFVYYTAEGMPRKSKISRFQVSASDPNKADPKSETVIMEIDQPFGNHNGGSIEFGPDGFLYIGLGDGGSGNDPLGNGQNLETLLGSILRIDVDHQQNGKNYAIPADNPFVNRPNARPEIYAYGVRNVWRLNFDPKTGTLYAGEVGQELWEEIDIIKKGGNYGWSVREGTHNFGNRPETAKEKPIAPIWEYDHGIGRSVTGGTVYRGKKLPELDGMYVYADFVSGKIWALKYDEKKGEVTKNLRLSTSTVPVMAFGTDADGNLYYCVETVKGGEGIFRLERE; this is encoded by the coding sequence ATGCTAAATTTGAAAACCAAGCTGACGCTCATGCTGTCCGCCTGCCTGGCTGTGTCGACAGTCTCGGCTGCGGATGATACCGCCACGAACAAACTCTCGAATGCAGAAAAGAAGAGCGGCTGGAAACTGCTGTTTGATGGCAAAACTACCAAAGGCTGGCGGAATTACAAGAAAGACAATGTCAGCGATGGCTGGACAGTCAAAGACGGCGTGCTCACCCGGGCCAAAAAAGGGGCCGGCGATATCATCACCGATGATGAGTTCAAATACTTCGAACTCTCGCTGGATTATAAAATCTCCAAAGAGGGAAACAGCGGACTGATGTTCCACGTCACCGAGGAAGAACAAACTCCCTGGCGGACCGGTCCGGAAGTGCAGATCCAGGACAACGTCGACGGACACGATCCGCAGAAAGCGGGCTGGCTCTACCAACTCTATAAACCGGCCCCTCCCAAAGCCGGGACTAAGGAGGAAATGAGCAAACCTGCCGATGCCACACGTCCCGCCGGCGAGTGGAACAACCTGTTCCTGCGGATCGGCCCCGATCGTTCCGAAGTCGTGATGAACGGTATTCGTTACTTCCGCTTCAACAAAGGGAGTGCCGACTGGAATAAACGGGTCGCGGCCAGCAAGTTTTCCAAGTTTCCCAAGTTCGGAAAAGCAACCAAAGGACACATCTGTCTGCAGGACCACAACGACCTGGTTTCGTTCCGAAACATCAAAATCCGGAAGCTGGCCGACGATGGTTCCGCACCGGATCCGAGTGACGGCGCACTGGCAATCAAAGGCGTGCCCGCTTTCCCCGGTCTGAAATGGGAAGGCTGGGAAGCCGTCAATGAAGAGACCGGTAAGGTTGTTCCGCTGCGGCCGATGGTCGTCAAAAGTGCCGGTGATGGCACCGACCGTCTCTTCGTCGCGACACAGCGGGGAATGATCCACACGATCGATACCAAGTCCCCCAAACAGGCCAAACTGTTCCTCGACATCCACGAAGCGGTTGCTCCCTGGAAGAAGAACAACGAAGAAGGCCTGCTCGGCATGGCGTTCCATCCTGACTTTAAAAAGAACGGGCAGTTCTTCGTCTACTATACGGCTGAAGGGATGCCGCGAAAATCGAAGATTTCCCGCTTCCAGGTTTCCGCCAGCGATCCCAACAAGGCAGATCCCAAGAGCGAAACGGTCATCATGGAAATCGATCAGCCGTTCGGAAACCACAACGGCGGTTCGATTGAGTTCGGCCCGGACGGTTTTCTCTACATCGGCCTGGGTGACGGTGGTTCCGGCAACGATCCGCTGGGCAACGGCCAGAACCTGGAAACTCTGCTCGGTTCCATTCTGCGGATCGACGTCGATCACCAGCAGAACGGCAAGAACTACGCAATCCCTGCCGACAATCCGTTCGTCAATCGTCCCAATGCCCGCCCGGAAATTTACGCCTACGGCGTGCGGAATGTCTGGCGGCTGAATTTCGATCCGAAAACCGGAACCCTCTACGCCGGCGAAGTCGGACAGGAACTCTGGGAAGAGATCGACATCATCAAAAAGGGAGGCAACTACGGCTGGAGCGTACGTGAAGGGACACACAACTTCGGTAATCGTCCCGAGACGGCCAAAGAGAAACCGATCGCTCCGATCTGGGAATACGATCATGGGATCGGTCGCTCGGTCACCGGCGGTACCGTCTATCGCGGTAAGAAGCTGCCCGAACTGGATGGCATGTATGTCTATGCCGACTTCGTCTCAGGTAAAATCTGGGCCCTGAAATATGATGAGAAAAAGGGCGAAGTGACCAAGAACCTGCGTCTCTCCACCAGTACGGTTCCCGTGATGGCCTTCGGCACCGATGCAGACGGCAATCTGTATTACTGCGTCGAAACCGTCAAAGGGGGCGAAGGGATCTTCCGGCTCGAAAGAGAGTAG
- a CDS encoding M56 family metallopeptidase codes for METQIHVLPFFGQPDFLLDLVIKSTPILLAALLMSCLLKQASAAVRHSVWGVALLAVLALPLVNLSTPKWSLSDLASQNAVPLPSQQTSSTRSEAKSASQPHQDQLSVDQPEAQTASTALESGKLPDTEATAVSFPHKNIPWNAFWLTGTALMLLRLTFLQYRLWSFSRQCETVTDGPLLDLLQACREELGCVRPVTLLMTDQRSMPMTWGVQRASILLPREALHWTEQEVRSALLHELAHVSRRDCLLQLFVQLTCAVYWFHPLVWFAARSVHFERERACDDIVLQHGTRASDYADQLLQVVSTFRAVNSWKVAAVSMAAASGFAQRLKSILHETKDRRPVGLRTRLVLALTFVTLTGILAVFPVAFSRTVSAGQSGPDQPQVQSQAESLVPPMQSKAKAAAPAKSVPGGPPDVLPKTATQQKQIQPNVSVQESLPQPPGKVMLRNGRQEAKVFEGNRIVKGNEIAQRSLNIVFAHDPGIGNYDGVVGRPQDIWNMVDLGTTAVDYTRYSDATPSTARLRITRHDGEWGIQGQSGIFQGYIYHNCRCVDLQTRVLDLPAGKYKIYVFAHGDAPNQNAKVQLKVGNRVIGQKATASDGTWNYRTKPYREGVQYVSFDFDIKAGQELTLTSFRGDSNYSMFNAIQIVPQTDPRPAPQAQ; via the coding sequence ATGGAAACTCAAATACACGTCCTCCCGTTCTTCGGGCAGCCTGATTTCCTGCTCGACCTGGTCATCAAGTCGACCCCCATCCTGCTCGCCGCACTGCTGATGTCGTGTCTGCTGAAGCAGGCCAGCGCAGCAGTCCGCCATTCCGTCTGGGGCGTCGCCCTGCTGGCTGTTCTCGCTTTACCGCTCGTGAACTTAAGCACGCCCAAATGGTCGCTGTCGGATCTCGCTTCGCAGAACGCGGTTCCTCTGCCCAGCCAGCAGACCTCATCCACTCGTTCAGAAGCCAAATCTGCCAGTCAACCACACCAGGATCAGCTCTCTGTAGATCAACCAGAGGCCCAGACAGCATCCACAGCTTTGGAAAGCGGGAAGCTTCCTGATACGGAAGCGACCGCTGTATCCTTTCCACACAAAAACATTCCGTGGAATGCCTTCTGGCTGACGGGCACAGCGCTGATGTTGTTGCGGCTGACGTTCCTGCAATATCGCCTCTGGTCATTCAGTAGACAGTGTGAAACAGTGACCGACGGGCCACTTTTGGATCTGCTGCAAGCCTGTCGTGAGGAACTGGGCTGCGTACGGCCCGTGACTCTGCTGATGACAGACCAGCGGTCGATGCCCATGACCTGGGGCGTGCAACGTGCATCGATTCTATTACCGCGTGAAGCGCTGCACTGGACGGAACAGGAAGTCCGCTCTGCACTGCTGCATGAACTGGCGCACGTCTCCCGCCGCGATTGCCTGCTGCAACTTTTCGTGCAACTGACGTGTGCGGTTTACTGGTTCCATCCTCTCGTCTGGTTCGCTGCCCGCAGTGTGCATTTTGAACGCGAACGGGCCTGCGATGATATCGTGCTGCAGCATGGCACCCGGGCTTCCGATTACGCAGATCAACTGTTGCAGGTGGTCTCCACCTTCCGTGCTGTTAACAGTTGGAAAGTCGCCGCGGTCTCCATGGCAGCTGCCAGCGGTTTTGCCCAACGATTGAAGTCGATCCTCCACGAAACCAAGGATCGGCGTCCGGTCGGCCTGCGTACCAGGCTGGTACTGGCGCTGACGTTTGTTACGCTGACCGGAATACTGGCTGTCTTCCCGGTTGCCTTTTCCAGAACCGTATCTGCGGGGCAGTCCGGTCCGGATCAACCGCAGGTGCAGTCCCAGGCGGAATCACTGGTTCCTCCGATGCAATCGAAGGCGAAAGCCGCTGCTCCCGCGAAATCTGTCCCCGGGGGACCACCGGATGTATTACCCAAGACCGCGACTCAGCAAAAGCAGATTCAACCGAATGTCAGCGTTCAGGAGTCGCTCCCCCAGCCTCCCGGCAAGGTCATGCTCAGGAACGGGCGTCAGGAAGCCAAAGTGTTCGAAGGGAACCGAATCGTCAAAGGGAATGAGATCGCACAGCGTTCGCTGAATATTGTTTTCGCCCACGATCCGGGAATCGGCAACTACGACGGAGTCGTGGGGCGTCCGCAGGATATCTGGAACATGGTCGACCTCGGTACGACCGCGGTTGACTACACGCGCTACAGCGATGCCACGCCCAGTACCGCCCGGTTGCGTATTACCCGTCACGACGGCGAATGGGGCATCCAGGGACAGTCCGGCATTTTCCAGGGCTATATCTATCACAACTGCCGCTGTGTCGATCTGCAGACGAGAGTGCTGGACCTGCCCGCGGGGAAGTACAAAATCTATGTCTTCGCCCACGGCGATGCGCCGAATCAGAATGCGAAGGTGCAACTTAAAGTCGGCAATCGCGTCATCGGCCAGAAAGCCACTGCCAGCGACGGCACCTGGAATTATCGCACCAAACCCTACCGCGAAGGGGTGCAGTACGTCAGCTTCGACTTCGACATCAAAGCCGGCCAGGAACTGACCCTCACCAGCTTTCGCGGCGACAGCAATTATTCGATGTTCAACGCCATTCAGATTGTGCCCCAGACCGATCCGCGGCCAGCTCCGCAGGCACAATAA
- a CDS encoding carboxymuconolactone decarboxylase family protein: MSGKRVNYYKHVGKAAEHLMAIETLLEQTSLDPRLLELIRLRISQINGCSFCTSYHTQVLHVLEETPERICQAAAWEEAPCFTAQEKAAFRWAETLTKIADTRFINDELYQATLDAWGETGISELTLAVGMINTWNRLGIAFHTDHAMIDQLVKAKQAELAGV; this comes from the coding sequence ATGTCCGGAAAACGCGTGAATTACTACAAACATGTGGGAAAAGCAGCCGAACATCTGATGGCCATTGAAACATTGCTCGAACAGACTTCCCTGGATCCCCGGCTGCTGGAACTGATTCGCCTGCGGATCTCACAAATTAATGGGTGTTCTTTCTGTACCAGTTACCACACGCAGGTGCTGCATGTACTGGAAGAAACGCCCGAACGCATCTGCCAGGCAGCGGCCTGGGAGGAAGCCCCCTGCTTCACCGCACAGGAGAAGGCAGCGTTTCGCTGGGCAGAAACGCTCACCAAAATCGCCGACACCCGGTTTATCAACGACGAACTCTACCAGGCAACTCTCGATGCCTGGGGGGAAACCGGTATCAGCGAACTGACACTGGCAGTAGGCATGATCAATACGTGGAATCGGCTGGGCATTGCGTTCCATACCGACCATGCCATGATCGACCAGTTGGTCAAAGCCAAACAGGCTGAGCTGGCGGGCGTCTGA
- a CDS encoding BlaI/MecI/CopY family transcriptional regulator — MSQYTELSRRERQIMDSLYSRGEATVLEIQHDLPNAPTPTAIRTMLRILMDKDIVQRHKQGREFVYAPTAPRRPEGAKALKHVIQTFFDGSFKQALAAQLASDDESLTDDELREMVKLIKAARDKGN, encoded by the coding sequence ATGTCTCAATACACCGAACTCAGCCGGCGGGAACGCCAGATTATGGATTCGCTTTATTCGCGCGGCGAAGCGACCGTGCTGGAGATCCAGCATGATCTGCCCAACGCACCCACGCCCACCGCGATTCGCACGATGCTCCGCATCCTGATGGACAAGGACATCGTCCAGCGCCACAAGCAGGGCCGCGAGTTTGTCTACGCTCCGACGGCACCCCGACGTCCGGAAGGGGCGAAAGCGCTCAAGCATGTGATTCAGACTTTTTTTGATGGTTCGTTCAAACAGGCCCTGGCAGCGCAACTGGCCAGTGATGACGAATCGCTGACGGACGACGAACTACGCGAAATGGTCAAACTCATCAAGGCAGCTCGAGATAAAGGAAATTAA
- a CDS encoding transcriptional repressor: MIRRNRGYVAEFAIRLNEEKGCRATRERLIIVRKIYEQFRQGQEFTAEEICGIVKSAPRRVARSTVYRTLLFLVEIKLLLRVETGAPSQPDPQQTRYRLPAEWCD, translated from the coding sequence ATGATCCGCCGCAATCGAGGTTACGTCGCAGAATTTGCGATCCGACTCAACGAAGAGAAGGGATGCAGGGCGACCAGGGAACGGTTAATCATTGTCCGAAAAATCTACGAACAGTTTCGTCAGGGCCAGGAGTTCACCGCCGAAGAGATTTGTGGAATTGTGAAATCAGCGCCGCGGCGTGTTGCGCGATCGACGGTCTATCGCACACTTCTGTTTCTGGTGGAAATCAAACTGCTTTTGCGGGTTGAAACAGGAGCCCCTTCCCAGCCGGATCCCCAGCAAACACGCTACCGGTTGCCTGCTGAGTGGTGCGATTGA
- the pdxR gene encoding MocR-like pyridoxine biosynthesis transcription factor PdxR, with the protein MGRRAKQHFEFEAISIDKSAGESQYRQLENQIREAITGGLLPAGARVPSSRRLAQMLEISRNTVLTAYEQLLAEGYLESETGSGTRVAQFLPEAFEYTEQPEAPQATGDFEELLSTSGKVLARYAGWMPDFAPLPQPFRPHLPAVKEFPSASWNRLSNEQARWSMRHLDQCDAQGYEPLRQAVAEYMGVSRGVSCNSAQVIITSGAQQGLNLVTQVLLERQDTIWVEEPGNAPANQLLELLGFRIVPVPVDQAGIDLTRVPDQKISPKLIYVTPGGQWPLAMTMSPDRRQQLLTEAERRQSWIIEDDYNGEFRYTGRPHPTLSSLDQRGQTIYMGSFSKLLFPAIRLGFLIVPEQIAGAFRYARWLNDRFSSPLTQMVLHRFIESGQFLKHIRQMRSLYQERQACLYETLLRELGEVIDVDLPESGMHLVVQGKTPQLDQELMAAADRAGMEYHAVRMYAQEPEQVPGMILGFAAFDQKQIRKAVRNWAQEFNQR; encoded by the coding sequence ATGGGCCGCCGTGCTAAACAACACTTCGAATTTGAAGCGATCTCCATCGACAAATCTGCCGGCGAAAGTCAGTATCGCCAGCTGGAAAATCAGATCCGCGAAGCGATTACCGGCGGCCTGTTACCTGCAGGGGCACGCGTCCCTTCCAGCCGCAGACTCGCGCAGATGCTGGAAATATCGCGCAATACCGTACTGACAGCTTACGAACAGCTGCTGGCAGAGGGGTACCTGGAATCGGAGACCGGGTCGGGAACGCGGGTCGCGCAGTTCCTGCCCGAAGCGTTCGAATATACGGAACAGCCAGAGGCTCCCCAGGCGACGGGCGACTTTGAAGAGCTGCTCTCTACTTCAGGGAAAGTCCTGGCCCGCTATGCCGGCTGGATGCCCGATTTTGCTCCACTCCCTCAGCCGTTCCGACCGCACCTGCCTGCGGTGAAAGAATTCCCGTCGGCGTCCTGGAATCGACTGTCGAACGAACAGGCCCGCTGGTCAATGAGACATCTGGATCAATGCGATGCGCAGGGGTATGAACCGTTGCGGCAGGCCGTGGCCGAATACATGGGAGTATCCCGGGGCGTCTCCTGCAATAGTGCGCAGGTCATTATCACGTCGGGCGCGCAGCAGGGTTTGAATCTGGTAACCCAGGTTCTGCTCGAGCGTCAGGATACCATCTGGGTGGAAGAGCCGGGCAACGCGCCCGCGAATCAGTTGCTGGAACTGCTCGGGTTTCGGATTGTTCCCGTACCCGTGGATCAGGCAGGCATCGATCTGACGCGGGTGCCCGATCAGAAAATCTCTCCAAAATTAATTTACGTCACGCCCGGCGGCCAGTGGCCTCTGGCGATGACAATGAGCCCGGATCGGCGACAACAGTTGCTGACAGAAGCAGAACGGCGGCAGAGCTGGATTATCGAAGACGATTATAACGGTGAATTTCGCTATACGGGACGTCCCCATCCAACGCTGAGCAGCCTCGATCAGCGCGGGCAAACGATTTACATGGGCTCATTCAGTAAGCTGCTCTTCCCCGCGATTCGGCTCGGCTTCTTAATCGTTCCCGAACAGATTGCCGGTGCCTTCAGATATGCCCGCTGGCTCAATGATCGTTTCTCTTCCCCCTTGACGCAGATGGTGCTGCACCGGTTCATTGAGTCCGGCCAGTTTCTCAAACACATCAGGCAGATGCGCTCGCTGTATCAGGAACGACAGGCCTGTCTGTATGAAACGCTGTTGCGTGAATTGGGCGAAGTGATCGACGTCGATCTGCCCGAATCAGGCATGCACCTGGTGGTGCAGGGGAAAACGCCTCAGCTGGACCAGGAACTCATGGCAGCCGCCGACAGGGCCGGCATGGAATATCATGCGGTCCGCATGTATGCGCAGGAACCGGAGCAGGTCCCGGGCATGATCCTCGGCTTTGCCGCCTTCGATCAGAAGCAAATCAGAAAAGCCGTCCGCAACTGGGCTCAGGAATTCAACCAACGCTGA
- a CDS encoding sulfatase has product MSRSLLFLFVLCFAFPAFAADKPNVLFIAVDDLRPELACYGKQHIHSPNIDKLAESSTLFERTFCMVPTCGASRASLMTGIRPARKRFVNFLTWAERDAPGITTMNTQFKQNGYYTVSLGKIFHHPQDNAKGWSEPAWRPQGIPWYQRPENQKLHEERQKQGKRKAKGPAWESADVADNAYMDGVLAEKAIEKLQQLKQQEQPFFLSVGFFKPHLPFIAPQKYWDLYDHDKIQLPENYKVPQDAPEESIHNFGELRAYAGIPRQGPVSEETARNLIHGYYACVSYTDAQIGKLLAELDRLQLSENTIVVLWGDHGWNLGDHTLWCKHSCYESSLQIPLLVRAPGIKGGQRRSALIETIDVYPSLCTLAGIPLPEHLAGQSFVELMRNPDTKWKEAAVSRFRNGDTIRTDALRYTEYTNPKGKRTSRMLYDHSSDPLENKNVAEQRTDESKTLSKQLNQIKGRDGKLGGK; this is encoded by the coding sequence ATGTCTCGCTCGCTGCTGTTCCTGTTTGTACTCTGTTTCGCTTTCCCCGCCTTCGCTGCGGACAAGCCGAATGTGCTGTTTATTGCGGTCGATGATCTGCGGCCCGAGCTGGCCTGTTATGGGAAGCAGCACATTCATTCGCCGAACATCGACAAGCTGGCAGAAAGCAGCACGCTGTTCGAACGGACCTTCTGCATGGTGCCCACCTGTGGTGCTTCGCGGGCGAGCCTGATGACCGGGATTCGACCGGCCCGTAAACGCTTCGTCAATTTTCTGACCTGGGCCGAACGGGACGCGCCCGGCATCACGACCATGAATACACAGTTCAAACAGAACGGCTATTACACGGTTTCCCTGGGGAAGATTTTTCATCATCCGCAGGATAACGCCAAAGGCTGGTCAGAACCGGCCTGGCGACCGCAGGGCATTCCCTGGTACCAGCGACCTGAAAATCAGAAACTGCACGAGGAGCGACAGAAACAGGGGAAGCGGAAGGCCAAAGGCCCCGCCTGGGAGTCAGCTGATGTTGCTGATAACGCTTATATGGATGGCGTGCTGGCCGAGAAAGCAATCGAAAAACTGCAACAGCTGAAACAACAGGAGCAGCCGTTCTTCCTGTCCGTCGGTTTCTTCAAGCCGCACCTCCCCTTTATCGCGCCTCAGAAATACTGGGACCTCTACGATCACGACAAGATTCAGCTGCCCGAGAATTATAAGGTTCCCCAGGACGCGCCGGAGGAATCGATTCACAATTTTGGTGAGTTGCGGGCTTACGCGGGCATTCCCCGCCAGGGCCCCGTGTCGGAAGAGACCGCCCGCAACCTGATTCACGGCTACTATGCCTGTGTGAGTTATACCGACGCCCAGATTGGCAAGCTGCTGGCGGAACTGGATCGGCTGCAGTTGAGCGAGAATACAATCGTCGTGCTCTGGGGCGATCATGGCTGGAACCTGGGAGATCATACGCTGTGGTGCAAACACAGCTGCTACGAAAGTTCGCTGCAGATTCCCCTGCTCGTCCGGGCACCGGGTATCAAGGGGGGACAGCGACGGTCCGCGCTGATCGAAACGATTGACGTCTACCCTTCCCTGTGTACACTGGCGGGAATTCCGCTGCCCGAACATCTGGCAGGCCAGAGCTTTGTCGAACTGATGCGGAACCCTGATACGAAATGGAAAGAGGCCGCCGTCAGCCGCTTCCGCAACGGCGACACGATCCGCACCGACGCGCTGCGTTACACGGAATATACCAATCCCAAAGGAAAGCGGACATCACGCATGCTGTACGACCACAGCTCCGATCCGCTGGAAAACAAAAACGTGGCGGAGCAACGAACCGACGAGAGTAAAACGCTGTCAAAACAGTTGAACCAGATCAAAGGCCGCGACGGGAAACTGGGCGGGAAGTGA